ACCGAACGACTTAGAGATGAAGAAACATCTGGAACGTTCCGGTTGGTGAAAAATCCAGGTTGTTTTGGATCAGGGAGAGAACCATCACTCCCAAACATTAACACAACAGAAGCCATGGTTGGTCTGTCTTCTGGTTTTTGTTGAACACAAAGCAAAGCCACATGGATACATCTTAGAATCTCTGAGACAGCACATGTTTCTTCCAGCAAATCTTCCTCCGGCACTTCTATTGCTCTGTCTTCAACCCACAGTTTCCACACCTAATATAAGGAATAAAAGAAAGAGTTACCTTTCAAGATTTTTCACTAAAGACTATCGGCGGATTTGGTTAGGAATCCTACACAGAGCCGGTCGGTCATGTGTATAGCGATATGAAACATTGGTTTTAGATTAAGATATAATATAACATATGCTCCCAAAATTGTAGAAAAAAAGTTAGTAAATTATTTTATAAATTGTTTTTGCTCCTTCAAAATCTGAGGACAGACCCTGATCCTACATGGTTATAACCTAATTTACTATAGGCATGAGTAAGTAACTTCACGTAGAGCAAATTGTTTTGAGATGAAGACTCTATGAACTTCACATAAAATTAGAGTTAACTCAAGAATGAGATTTGATTTAAGAAGAATGATCTTACGTGTCCAAGAAGGTTAAGATCATGATCTGCATGTTGAAACCTACGGTTCGTCTTGCCAGTTATGACCTCAAGTACTAATACACCGAAGCTGAACACATCGGATTTGACTGAGAAATGTCCATCAATTGCATACTCCGGAGGCATATAACCACTGCAAGTAGTCATGACCAAGCAGAGCATTATAAACTCTATAACCAATACCGCAAGATATGAGTAAATATATATAGAGAGAGATACTTACTATGTACCCACGACTCTGTTTGTGCTTGATTCACTCTGATCTCCACCAAAAGATTTGGCTAGTCCAAAATCTGAGATCTTAGGGTTCATATCATTGTCTAGTAAAACATTTCCAGCTTTTAGATCTCTATGTATGATCCTCAACCTCGAATCTTGATGAAGATAAAGAAGCCCTCGTGCAATTCCATAGATAATGTTACTCCTCTTCCCCCAATCCAACTCTCTACGTCTCCTTTCATCTTTATTTACAATCATTTGACAATTAATAAGTTATGGAATATGGTCATTACCTTAAAAGCTATTATAAGAAGATGAGATATGAGTTTGTAAAGTAAACATACCGAAGATAAAGAAGTCTAAGCTTTTGTTAGGCATATACTCATAGATCAACATACGTTCTTCACCTTGAATGCAACATCCTAAAAGCCTCACGAGGTTACGATGTTGAAGTTTTGCTATTAGTTTAACTTCGTTCTTGAACTCTAGCACTCCTTGTCCTGAGTTTTCACATAATCTCTTCACCGCTATTTCTTGTCCATTCTCTAACCTACCCTGTAATAATTTTCAAAAAAAAAAAGTTTTATCATAATTCAAAGATTATCTAAGACTTTAAGATGGATACATTATTTTACAACCTTGTAAACTGGTCCAAACCCTCCTCTTCCTAGAAAGTTTATGTATGAGAAATCATCAGTGGCTATGTAAATCGCTTTAATGTCAAGAATAGGCAAGCCCATGTCCATGTTCTCTTCCCCAACTCTTTTTATCAAACTTTCTCCTGAAAAAATACAAAATACTTAAAAATCACATAGTTACAAAAAAGAATCTAATTTAAGAAACTCACCATGATATCTCTTCATGATCTTCTTTCTGTAGCATGCAAATACAGCAACCAAAACAACTGCGATGCTCATCACTGATCCAACAATCATTCCCACCTTCTCTCTTCCTTTAAACTCCTTTTTAGCAAAACCCATTCTTATGTAAACATCTTGTCCAAAGCTAGCATACTCTCTCATATCAAGTAAGTCACCAAACCAAAGCAAACAGCCTTTTCCTCCCTTACGAATATCAGTATTCGCGTAAGCCGTGCAAGAGCAGGTACTTGAACACTTGACCTTACAATCCTCAAGTGTCATTGCATTTCTTGAATCGTACCAAGACCATGAAGTGTCTGGTAACTTCATACCTGGAAACTTCACAAATATATCTTTCTTACCGCATTTGGTTGGAACCTCATGGACACATCCCTCAGCTCCTCTCGAAATATTCCACTTTCGACCTGACTTTGGCTTGAACCCTTGCAAACATGAACATGAAGGTGTGTTTTTGCTACTGATCCCACAAACTGCGTAAGCTCCGCATATGGAGTAGTAGTCACACTCATCCTCTGGTGCTGTGTTTGCTAAGTTCCACTCGTGTTGCTTCGACTGTATAAACCTCTGGAGTTTCCCTGTGGTGTTTAGAACCAATCTTGAGACGATATCGCGTCGAGGGGTCCACGAGTAGTTTACTTCTTGCGCACTCGACGTGAATTTGTAGTTGAATAAGGTGTTCTCTCGCCCCATAGCTGGAGCTCCGGTGAATGATAAGCCGTTCCAAGATCCTAAGCGGTATGAATAAGTCGGATCTCCTTTCTTCCTCAAGATCAACTGTGGTAAGCCTCGAGTGTCTAGAGACAAAGTGTACTCACCAGTGGATGGATCTTTTAGGGTTTTCCAAGACGTTAGAGACCATTCTTGTTGTGTCTTGAAGTTCTTCCCAAGCTTCATACCCGCGAGTATTGTATTCATGGGATCATCAAAACTTTGCCACAACACAGCTTCTTCATCATCACCCAAGAGAAGATTCCCTGTACAGTTGATCTTTAAGTAGGGATTTTTTGCCGGTTTAGTAGCTTTTGATGATGACGACCACAAGGCTCTGTGTTCCCCATCGAATAGCTGAAGATCGCCACCAGCACTCAAGTTCAAGAATCCAGAAGTGCCATAGAGAGGATTGTTTCGGTTGGCTACCCAAACAACTGCAAATGGTTGCTTGTACCACAAGCAAAGAAAGCGATGTTGAGGCTGCTCGTCTTGGTCGAAACTGAAAAACCCTAACTGGAAGACATGGTCTGTAGAACTAAGAGTATCTCCATCTTTCAGAGAGTCTCTTGGAGTGATGACACTATAGTCCAAAGCAACAGAGAAAGAAGATGATAGTAAGAACAGAGGTACCCAAAACATAGAAGGAATCTTTCTCATTGAATAAAGCCTTTCTCTTTTAGAAAATAAACAACCCCCTTCTCACTCTAGCTCTGTGTTCTTTACCCAAGAAAGTGAATCATAATAATATATGTTAAGAATTATCACATACATAATTGTTTTTATCAAGTTCCTCAACCCAACTTGGCATACGCGAGAAGTCAACAGAAATTCAATGCAGCTTGAATGTGGCTGTTTAAGTGTTGAAACTCAAATGATAAAACTTTTCTTCAGTATTAAACTATGATATTTTTAGGGTGTTTGGTCTGAATACAGAGACAACATATGATCCACTACATTAAAGTTAGAGGGCCAATTGTAGAAGTTTCTCAGATTAGAAGAGTATATAAGCCTAACAAGGACAAAAGCAATAAATAAGATCTAGCCAATCTTCCTTGACTTAGTCCAGATAAGGGTACTAGTGAGGTGTCAGAATCAGATCATTGATGGTTTGATAAAAAACATTACAACGATTCAAGTAGATCCATGTAAAACCCTACATCATGATTATTGGTCTAGCTTGCTAAATCATAAAATTTAAAGAGAAACTTTTTTTTTTTTTGGTAAAATGTTAAATAATTTAAAGAGAAACTTGTGGAAATATCTGAAAGATTAATAACATTATGGTGGTCTAATGGTTTCTATTGGACGAGGAATCACCATATTGATTTATACTAGGGATCGATTTCCATCCAGTGCTATGTATGTAGTTACGCGGATAAGGATCAATTGTTTGAACTTATTTGAATATTTTATGTGGAAAGATCTGACTACAAGAAACCCTGCATTATGACCTAATGACATGAATGGCTCAGTCAACCCAAAAACTTGTCAACTTAGAGATGTTGTGGCGCTGCATGTATTTGTGTGAAGGCCCAAGTACGACCCAAACCTCAATATGAAACTTCGCTTTATAACATAAGCTAAATTAATCTATTGATTTGATGATGTTTGTTTATATCATTCTGGAATCTGGATAGCGACTATAAGAAAATTGTTTATATAATATGTCAGACGTCGACATATTTGACGATGAAAATGTTTTAAACTGTTACAAATTATTCTTTCTAGATAATAGGATGGTATAATACACAACTTACTGAAACCCTTTTTGGTTACTAACATTCAAAAGCTTAATTATAGTATACTACATTATAAAGTGGTTTTTAAAGTGTTTTTGCGACTCAAACTACTAGTACGCTTTCCGGTTAGCAAGAGAAACTCAAACGGTTGTTGGTACACTTCACGGTTTTGAGCGGACAACTTTTTTTGGCAAGTACGAAGTTTTCTAAGAATCTGGACCATACGTCTAGTGACAAGATGGCATGAGCTGATATTTACCATACAGATTCAATACCTAACTTTGGCACATGTAAACGTAACAGATATAAGATTATTTGTTGTCTCTAGTGAATGATCTATCTAATGCTTACACTTTTCGACGTGGAGAAGGTAAGGTATACCAGAAAACGTGAATGCAGAGAAAGAGGAAAAGAAACGTGGACAAAAGAGGCACATGTTAATACATTTAGGCCTTAGCTTACGCTTATGCAATAGTCTTGTTTAACCAAAAAAAAAAAACTTATGCACTGTCTCTTTTACGTCTTTTTCGCATAGACGTGTCCTCTAAAGGGTTTTAAACGTGTGGATTTTCGATATGGATGATTAGTGGATCCTTCTTTTAAAAAAGCTTAAAATTAGTGGACTTCTTGATGGGTTTTATGATCCGATATCTACACATATATTCGTTTGTTCGTTAAAACATTTTGATATAAAATGACATAAAACATTTTGATACCAAATTTAGACGAAACGTTAATGGAAACAAAATCATTGGCCATCACTCATCACCACAAACTCTAGTTCAATATAAAAGATCAATTAGTTTTCCAATAAACATGTTTACCCAGATGAAAATACGTACTATATGATATAATGGACTTTTGATAATTAGACTACTAGATCCATCAATTCCCGCCAACCTTGCGCCAGAATTTAAAAACGATCTTAGTAGTTTTCTTTTTTGAAAACAATCTTTTTTTGTCCACTTAAATACTAAAATAAATCAAATCATTAACAAACACAATTTACATTTGTTTTTATTTTTTTCTACTAAATTTGTTGCATTAAATATAAAAGTAACAGAGTTTACAATTGTTAAACCGAAGCTTGAGAGAACATACATTTGAAACAAACATACGAGTACATAAAGAGAGTCTTAATTATGGAAATTAAGAAGTTGGTGCGTTGGAGATTAGATGATTTCAGCCACGGCCTCGCCCACGCTTTCCTCGACTCTTAACCAGTGACCAGTCATACATATCTTGACCCTTCTTGGACTGTTGACAGGTCTTTCTCTCAAAGTTCTCTGAGACATGCAGACACTTGGTCTTCATCTTCTTGAGTTCTGAGAAATTGTGATTGTCATCATCCAAAGGAGGTAGAGTAACCGCTCTAAAGATAAATGCATCAGCGGTAACAGGTGCCATGCAGCTCGGGATAGTGGTGGGTGCAGGGGCGGACCCACCACCAAAGAGGGTGGGGCACGTGCCACCTACTCTCTTTTTTTCAATTTTTTTTTTAACTTCAAACCAAAGAAAAAGAGATGGGTTTTGTTACAATTTGTTTTTTAACTTCAGCCCAATTAAAAATAAAATATGTAGACAGCCCATCAATTTTTGTTACAATTTTAATTATCCAACCTAAATAATTATTAGTCTAAAATTTAAAAACCCTAATGTTCCTAAATAGACTTTACGTTCTTCTCTTTTGAAAAAAAAAATTTGCAGAAACTTTATTCATCATCTTTAATACCTTTTCTCATTGTTTCTTTGACATCTTTTCTAAGTAAGTTTATACATCATTGTTAATACTTTTTATTATTATTTAGCCTTAATTACTAAGCTACTAACATAATTTTTTTTAGGTATCCATGGAGAAATATTTTAAAAAACAGTGTTTATCATCATCAAAAGTTAATTCAGAGAATTTGCCTTCTAGTTCTTCACTACCAAAAACCAACACGGAGAATTTGGCTTCTACTCCGCCAATGTCATCATCAAAAACTAATTTGGAGAATTTGCCTTCAGATCCTGCAGAGAGAAAAAGTATAAAGGAATATCATCCAAACGAAAGAGATGAGGTAAGACGAAAATATCTTACTAAAGGTCCTTGTCAACCTCGCGGTCATGATTTTCCTAAAACACTGAAAGGACATAAGCTTAGAAGATTTAATCCTGCTTGGTTTGATCTCTACGGTGGTTGGTTGGAATATAGTATAAAAACAGACAAGGCATTTTGTTTGGTTTGCTACTTATTTAGAGACTATACTGAAAATAAATGTGGAAGTGATGAATTTTTGACAAAAGGCTTTGATACTTGGAAAAATCCAAAGAGATTAGGAGAGCGTGTTGGATTGGTGAATAGTTTTCACAACAATGCTCTAAAGATGGCTGACAATCTAATGAATCCAAATCAATCGATCGTTCAGGCTTTTTATAAGCAGAATGACGCAGCCAAGAATGAATACAAGATCAGATTGAATGCTTCAATTGATGCTTGTAGATATTTATTACGGCAAGGATTACCTTTTCGAGGTCATGATGAATCAACAGAGTCAGCTAATAAAGGAAACTTTGTAGAGCTTGTGAAGTATACTGCAGATCAAAATGAGATTGTTAGTAAGGTTGTATTGGAGAATGCTCCAAAAAATAACCAGATGGTGTCTCATAAAATCCAGAAAGATCTAGCTCATTGCTTTGCAGAAAAAGTTACTCAGTCTATTATTCAAGAAGTTGATCATGGTGTATTTTGCTTGCTGGTGGATGAGTCTGCAGATGTTTCTACTAAAGAGCAAGTGGCAGTGGTTTTTCGTTTTGTTGATAAAAAGGGGATAGTCAAAGAAAGATTTACTGGTATTATTCATGTTCAAGAAACTTCTTCTGCATCTCTAAAATGTGCTATCGATTCACTTTTTGCAAAACATGGATTAAGTATGAAAAAGCTAAGAGGACAGGGTTATGATGGAGCTAGCAATATGAAAGGTGAATTCAATGGGTTGAGATCTTTAATTCTAAGAGAAAATAGTTCTGCATATTATGTTCACTGCTTTGCTCATCAGCTTCAGTTGGTTGTCGTGGGAGTTGCTAAAAAACATTTTGAAGTTAGTGATTTCTTTGATAAGATTTATGTTTTGTTAAATGTGGTTGGAGCTTCTTGTAAGAGAAAAGATAAGATTCGAGAAGATCAACGTAAGATAATCGAGGAAGGAGTTAGGGAGGGTAAAATTAAGACAGGAAAAGGACTAAATCAGGAGTGTTCTCTTCAAAGGCCTGGTAATACTCGTTGGGGTTCTCACTACAAAACCTTATTGAGATTGGCTGATTTATTCACTTCCATCATTAAAGTGCTTGAGTATGTCGAAAGTGATGGGTCAGATGGTATCAAAAGATTTCAAGCTAATGATCTTCTCAAATACTTTCACACGTTCGATTTTGTGTTCTACTTACAGTTGATGTTGCTTCTTCTTGGTCTCACACATAATCTATCAAAGGCTTTACAAAGAAAAGATCAGGACATCTTGAATGCAATGTCTCTAGTGAAATCTACCAAGCAACAATTGTGCAAGCTCAGAGAAAATGGATGGGATTCAATCATTGGAAAGGTGAACTCTTTTTGCAAGAACAATAACACAGAGTTATTTATTATGGAAGAAGAATTTGTTAATCCAAAGAGGCCAAGACAAAGAAGCAACATAACTAACTTGCATCATTATCAAGTTGAATGTTTTTACACTGTATTGGATATGCAGATTCAAGAGTTCAATGATCGTTTTGACGAGATAAACACTGAATTGCTTGGTTGTACTGCATCTTTGAGCCCCACTGATTCATTCCACCAGTTTGATCAATCAAAACTTGTACGGTTGTCAGAGTTTTATCCTGAAGATTTTAGTTCTATGGAATGAATATCTTTTGGGCATCAACTTGGTATTTACATCGACAATATCTCTGAAGATCAAAGGTTTGCTAATTTGGAGGGTCTTGGAGATCT
This sequence is a window from Brassica oleracea var. oleracea cultivar TO1000 chromosome C1, BOL, whole genome shotgun sequence. Protein-coding genes within it:
- the LOC106312144 gene encoding G-type lectin S-receptor-like serine/threonine-protein kinase SD1-1, whose protein sequence is MRKIPSMFWVPLFLLSSSFSVALDYSVITPRDSLKDGDTLSSTDHVFQLGFFSFDQDEQPQHRFLCLWYKQPFAVVWVANRNNPLYGTSGFLNLSAGGDLQLFDGEHRALWSSSSKATKPAKNPYLKINCTGNLLLGDDEEAVLWQSFDDPMNTILAGMKLGKNFKTQQEWSLTSWKTLKDPSTGEYTLSLDTRGLPQLILRKKGDPTYSYRLGSWNGLSFTGAPAMGRENTLFNYKFTSSAQEVNYSWTPRRDIVSRLVLNTTGKLQRFIQSKQHEWNLANTAPEDECDYYSICGAYAVCGISSKNTPSCSCLQGFKPKSGRKWNISRGAEGCVHEVPTKCGKKDIFVKFPGMKLPDTSWSWYDSRNAMTLEDCKVKCSSTCSCTAYANTDIRKGGKGCLLWFGDLLDMREYASFGQDVYIRMGFAKKEFKGREKVGMIVGSVMSIAVVLVAVFACYRKKIMKRYHGESLIKRVGEENMDMGLPILDIKAIYIATDDFSYINFLGRGGFGPVYKGRLENGQEIAVKRLCENSGQGVLEFKNEVKLIAKLQHRNLVRLLGCCIQGEERMLIYEYMPNKSLDFFIFDERRRRELDWGKRSNIIYGIARGLLYLHQDSRLRIIHRDLKAGNVLLDNDMNPKISDFGLAKSFGGDQSESSTNRVVGTYGYMPPEYAIDGHFSVKSDVFSFGVLVLEVITGKTNRRFQHADHDLNLLGHVWKLWVEDRAIEVPEEDLLEETCAVSEILRCIHVALLCVQQKPEDRPTMASVVLMFGSDGSLPDPKQPGFFTNRNVPDVSSSLSRSVNQVSITMIQGR